The genomic interval ATCATTGCGCAGGGCGGGCAGTGTCACCAGCTCGGCAAAGACCTGATTGAAGAACTGGGTGGGCTGCAGGGCGAGCTGCTCCAGAAACAGCCCCAGCAGCTCGGGGTTTTTCAGATCGGGCCAGAGACGGCCTGCGATGGCGAGCAGCAGGGCCGGGCTCGGCCGGGTGTGCAACAGGGTGAGCAGCTTGTTGCTGCGCAAGGCATTGCCTGAGCAGGAGGCCAGCGCCCGGCACAGGTAGGCCAGGGTCTCGGCATTGGGGTCGGCACACTCCTGCTCCTTGCCGATGCGCTCGAGCAGGGCACCCTGCAGCGCCGGGGGCAGGGGGGCGTTTTCCAGGCTCTGGCACAGGGCGTAGAGCGGCTCCAGAGGGAGCCTTGGCAGCGCCTTGCACACCAGGGCCAGATTGCGTTCATCCTGCAGCCGCTCCGCCAGATCGGCGAAGCCTTGCAGCCCCAGGGCCTGCCACCCCTCTTCCCCCGGCGCCGCCAGGTAGTGGCAGAGGGCCTCGTAGTAGGCGGAAGGCGCCTGTTCCAGCTGGCGGGCCAGCTTGGCATGCAGGCTGGCCATCTTGGCCTCGGCCGGTCGGAAGGTGTAGGGATTGTCGGCCAGTCGCTGCGCCTTCTCCTCGTCCAGATCGCCGGTGAGCTTGTAACCCAGGGTCTCGATCACCTGATCCATGAAGTGCTTGGGGCCGCTGGCGATGAGCAGACCATGCTCGTCGAGGGCAAACTTGAGGAACCAGAGGTAGTGCCTGGATTCAGCTGGCTGGAAGAAGTGCACACCGAGCCAGGCATGCTGTTGCAGTGGCCAGGGGTAGGGCTCCTGCTGCTGTTCGATGCGAACGAAGAGATCGCTCGCCAGCGGGCGCACCTGGCGGCCCATGTCGAACAGCTGGAACTGGGTCTCGGCCTGGGTCAGAAATTCGGTCAGGGTATTGATGGCAGACATGAAGGCATCCGGCTGAATGTGATGCGGGCGATTATAAGGAGGCTGCATCAGATAGCCAGTGGTGCAGGTGCGGGCCATGAAAGTGATGGCAGCATGGCAGCCACCCCGGGGGCGGTGTATAGTAACGCCCCTTTTTGGCACGCGTGTTTGAATGAAGACGGGATCCCTGCCCTCTGGCAGCGGGATGACCGTCGAGACGAGGAAGAGGACGAGATGAATCAATATTTGCTGGTCGCCGGTCTGCTGGGTGAACTCACCGCCGAGTTGCAACGCCTCGAACGCTGGCAAGCCGAGCATCCGGGGGCCGAGGCGCTGGCGAGCGAGCTGCCGTTTTGCGTCGATACCCTGAGCTTCGATCAATGGTTGCAGTTCGTGCTGATCCCGCGCATGGAGCAACTGGTGCTGCTGCAGGCGCCGCTGCCCACCAGCGTATCCCTCTATCCCATGGCGAGCGAAGCCTACAAGGACGAGCTGGCCGAGGTGGCCGGACTGCTGCGCCTCATCGGTCGTTTCGATCTGCTGCTGACCGGAAAAGTGGTGGAGCAATGATCAATCCCCTGCCTGCCCAGCCACGGGCTCTGGCCGCGGCGTACTTCATTGGCGATACCCGGAGGGCGGCATGAAACTGACTCTGCTCTATCAGGATGACTGGCTGGTGGCGGTCAACAAGCCGTCGGGCCTGCTGGTGCATCGCAGCTGGCTCGACAAGGCCGAGACCCGTTTCGCCATGCAGATGACCCGGGATCTCATCGGGGGGCGTCATGTCTACCCCGTGCACCGGCTCGACAGGCCCACCTCTGGGGTGTTGCTGTTTGCCCTCGATCCCGCCGTGGCCCGTACCCTGACCGAAGCCTTTGCCGCCCGTCAGGTGCACAAGGAGTATCTGGCGCTGGTGCGGGGCTGGGCCCCCGAGCAGGGGCTGATCGACTATCCCCTCAAGGAGCAGCTGGACAAGATAGCCGACGCCATGAGCTCCCCCGATCGCCCGGCCCAGGAGGCGGTGACGGCGTTTCGTCGCCTGCACCAGGTCGAACTGCCCCACGCCGTCTCGAAGAAGCACCCCACCAGCCGCTACAGCCTGGTCAGGCTCTTCCCCAAGACGGGCCGCAAGCATCAGCTGCGTCGTCATCTGGATCACCTGTTCCACCCCATCGTCGGCGACACCACCCACGGCGATGGCCGGCATAATCGCTTCTTTCGCGAGCACTATGGGTGCGAGCGGCTGCTGCTGGTCGCCCACCGCTTGAGCTTCGAGCACCCGGTGCTCAAGGTGCCGATGCGGATCCAGGCGCCACTCGGCCCGGAAGTGCTGGGCCTGTTCGCCAGGCTGGGGTGGCCCGCCAGCGAGAGCGACTACGGCGCCTGACCCCCGTCATCATTTGTGACCTCTGACCGGGCTGTGGCATGCTGTAGGCCACGTCTGTCAGAGGAACCACTTATGGCTCAACGAGATACCCCGCTAGCAACCCCGCGCCCCCAGGCCCTGTCCGGGGCCAAGACTCCGGGCATGATGCCAGAGTCGGGCCCTCTCCTTCGCTCAAGGAGTCGCTGATGGCCGACATCGATATCCTGGTCGGCACCGTCTACGGCTCGGCCATGCTGGTGGCCGAGACACTGCGGGATCACCTGCAAGCCCAGGGGCATGTCTGCCAGCTCTTCGACGAAGCCGAGCTGACCGACATAGACGGGTCCCGCTTCTTGCTGATCGTCAGCGCCACCACGGGGCAGGGGGATATTCCTCCCAATCTGCAACCCTTCGCCACGGCGCTGGCCGATCGCGCTCCTTATATGAAGGGATGGCGTTATGCCCTCATCGCCATGGGGGACAGCAGCTATGAACACTTCTGCGGGGCCGGACGCAGGCTCGATGAGCTGCTGCAGGAGCTGGCCGCCGACGCCCTGGTACCGCGCCTGGAGATAGACGCGACACTGGAGGATGAGCCTGAGGTGGCGGCGCTGGCCTGGTTGAAAAGCTGGGAAAATAGGCTCTAGCCGGATTGCCTTAGTATTTTAAATTTCTCCCTCGTGAGCATGCTCACGGGGGAGTGTTATTTTGGGGCTCACTTAACCTTCCTTGAAATATATCCCGCATTTTATCGGGTTATTTTCCCCCGTCAGATCGGATTCCTCAGACCCATATTCATCAGAACGGCGACACATCAGAAAATTAAAAGTTCCGCACTGAAAGCGATTTCAATCATGTTTTCGTCACGGAGTGACTGATTAACCACTTAATCTTCATCGCAAATTAATAGTTGAAAGCGCTTTCTTTGGTGTGATTTTGCGAGCTTTATTTATTTATTGGTGTTTTATTGCCTTGTTTTGCATTTTCAGACTTGATGTATGTCGTCCGGGGTGGGGGCGCGCGATTTGTCACCGTTTTGTGAATCAGCTCATGTTTGTCGCGAAATTGGCTACATATAATCGACCCCGGTTATCGCTGAAACGTTTTTCAGTGATAAGAACTTGAATATCAGGATCACACTCCCAGCGGGAATAAGGAAAATGAAAATGAAAGCAAAGTGGCTCCCGATTGCAGCAGCAGTAACCGCTGCCCTGGCTTCTCAAGCCGCCTTCGCCGTTGATTTCCACGGCTACTTCCGTTCAGGTGTCGGTGTT from Aeromonas rivipollensis carries:
- a CDS encoding DUF3549 family protein, which gives rise to MSAINTLTEFLTQAETQFQLFDMGRQVRPLASDLFVRIEQQQEPYPWPLQQHAWLGVHFFQPAESRHYLWFLKFALDEHGLLIASGPKHFMDQVIETLGYKLTGDLDEEKAQRLADNPYTFRPAEAKMASLHAKLARQLEQAPSAYYEALCHYLAAPGEEGWQALGLQGFADLAERLQDERNLALVCKALPRLPLEPLYALCQSLENAPLPPALQGALLERIGKEQECADPNAETLAYLCRALASCSGNALRSNKLLTLLHTRPSPALLLAIAGRLWPDLKNPELLGLFLEQLALQPTQFFNQVFAELVTLPALRNDMLARLRDPERSEALGQAIGRLFASV
- a CDS encoding YqcC family protein, encoding MNQYLLVAGLLGELTAELQRLERWQAEHPGAEALASELPFCVDTLSFDQWLQFVLIPRMEQLVLLQAPLPTSVSLYPMASEAYKDELAEVAGLLRLIGRFDLLLTGKVVEQ
- the truC gene encoding tRNA pseudouridine(65) synthase TruC, whose protein sequence is MKLTLLYQDDWLVAVNKPSGLLVHRSWLDKAETRFAMQMTRDLIGGRHVYPVHRLDRPTSGVLLFALDPAVARTLTEAFAARQVHKEYLALVRGWAPEQGLIDYPLKEQLDKIADAMSSPDRPAQEAVTAFRRLHQVELPHAVSKKHPTSRYSLVRLFPKTGRKHQLRRHLDHLFHPIVGDTTHGDGRHNRFFREHYGCERLLLVAHRLSFEHPVLKVPMRIQAPLGPEVLGLFARLGWPASESDYGA
- a CDS encoding flavodoxin — its product is MADIDILVGTVYGSAMLVAETLRDHLQAQGHVCQLFDEAELTDIDGSRFLLIVSATTGQGDIPPNLQPFATALADRAPYMKGWRYALIAMGDSSYEHFCGAGRRLDELLQELAADALVPRLEIDATLEDEPEVAALAWLKSWENRL